AGAACTGAGGCCGTATTTTGTAGCCCTCAGAGAAAACACTTGCTCACAGATATTTGTTTTCCTGGCTCTAGAGCTAGCTTGCCACGCCGGGGTTCCTGCAGGTATGCACCAGCAGAGCTTCCTtagattcaaaacaaaacaaaacaaaacatcaacaGCAAACGGCAGAGGGGAGGACGGGGGTGGTCATTAGGGAGCCTATGAACTCTCCTCGGGATTAGAAGCTGGTGCGCGAGGCTCAGACCTGGAAGCACACCCACGGCTTCTTCCCGGGCCTCTTAGGGCCCCAGATGCCCATCTCACAGCCAGCTTCCCGGGAGGTGGTGGGAAAGCACGCCGGAGGGATCAGAAGGTCAAGATCAGCAGTGGAGACGACTCATCCAGGCTTCAGGAGCTCAAGGGGAGATGGCCAGCGGGCAGAGGCCCCTGCCCAGCCTCAGCGAGAGGTAGGCATAATGCCAGACACCATACCTTGCGGTGTTTCACCACATAGTAGAGGATCGGTGCCCAGCCGCTGCCCTCGTGCCGAAGCCGCCACACCAGCTCGTACGAGTCAGTCTTGGAGGTGCGGGGCGAGCTGAGGATGACAGGTGCCTCGGCGGGGGCCGCCTGCCCCTGCTCTCCCAGGCACGGCAAGGGCGCTGGCTGCGCCGACGCCGGCGGCCTCAGGGGCCCTGGGTGGCCCTTCGGCATCTGGGCAGGGCTTCCGGGTCCAGGTGGGGGCACAGGAGGTGTGGCAGTGGCCGGCTTAGCATCCCGCCATGGCCTCAGGGTGGTGCCTGGAGGacagagcaggaaggagaaggTAAGGAAGAGCCCTTAGTCCCCTGGCCACCTGCTGAGCTGTTGTCTCCACGGAGAAAACAGGGAGAAGTCAGAGGGAAGGGCTGCCAGGGCCGGAAGAGCCCCTGGCTCAGGATGTGAGGTGACCATCAGCCCACTGGACACACAGCCGGGCTCCGTGGAGGTAGAGGGCTGTGCCCCAGCCTGGCCAGGAGGGAAAGGCAGCCGGATGCCCCTGCCTGGGCTTCTCGCCGCCGGCTTGTTTTCCTGTGTCTGCACCAGGTGCGTCTGAGTGAACCATCTCAATTTGCTCCTGAGATGCAGGAGCCTGCGTCCTCTTTCTCACATCTGTGCGGGTGTGGGAACGTGTCCCCTCCACTGTGGGATCCACACCATGGGACAgtgtgggcctctccctgctccACTGCAGGCACCTGGAGGTGTGAACAGTGAATGTAAATACGTCTGAGACTCTCAGAGGCAGGAGGGGCCGCTCCTCCTTCAGGAAGCGTCCACAGACTCCGCCAACGCTAGTTTCTGCTACCTTACCTCCTGCGCAGGAGGTTGGCTCCTGATAAACATGAGTCAGCATTACTCCTTGCTGTATTTTTCTCCAGTTGATTCTTTGGTAAGTTTTATTTCCTCCCTAGGAAAGTTCCTGAGGGTAGGGTCTCTGCATCCCCCTCATTGCCTAGCCCAGTGCTGAGCAAAGAGCAACTGCTCAATCCACGTAGATGTCAACTGAAAGGAATCAAACTAAGAAAGACAGAGGTGCTTTTCTTTGTGCTAGACCAGTGGCTGTCCAACTGGGTTCCATGGAACTCTAGGAAGCCACAGGTTCTGCAAActaatttaaaaggtttttttttttaaaaaaaaaaaatacagtatttaaatGGGTCATCTGCACTACTGAAAATCTGCACTTTTGACTTATTAGGAAGTCAATGTAAATTTAAACTTACAACTAACAGccacttttctttattttatatactggGGTTTTAAGCTGGATTCCATTTGAGAAAAGGGTTCTATAAATGTTCAGCTGGAAGCTCAGACCCTTGGGCTGCACTCACCCGGCCTGGCGGTCCTCAGCTGGACCACAGCGTGGGCACTCCCGACTTCATTCTCGGCCATGCACTGGTAGACGCCTTCATCCTCGGGCCCTACACTGACCACCCGCAGGGCCCTACGGGACAGTCGGAGGCGCTGGCTGGAGGTGAGGGGCACGGCGTTCCTTAGCCACAGCACAGAGGGCGGGGGGTTCCCTCGCACCTCACAGGTGAGCTTGGCGCTCTGGCCCCAAGGGATGACCAGCTGGGACAGCTCCATGGTGACCTCGGGGGGTTCTGCCAGGAAACCAGAGCAGAGGTAAGAAAGGCTGAGCCGTTCCGTTCAGGCCCAGACAGAGGGGACTGCTGTTGGGCAAGGAaggctccctccttccccatgACGTTGGTAGAGGAGAGAAAAGGTCCCATGTCTCCTCCATCAAAGTCTTGACAGGGAAGGGCTACCGGGCCCCTACACCCTGGCCCCTGGGATCCAAGGCCTCCTACTCTCTCAGTTCTCCTCCATCACTCACTTGGCACGTGACCTCTCACAAGGCACGTGACCCTGTCTGAGCTTCAGCTTATGAGCTTCTAGAGAGGCCGTGCAGCTAAGAGAAGGCCGAGGTGAAGAAGGACCACAGAAGACGCTCACCGAACACCTGGACGTTGTAGAGGATGACCGCGGCCCCGGGATCCCCAACCCCGTTGTCAGCCATGCAGCGGTAGGTCCCGGAGTCCTCCTCACTGGTGGTGTCGATGAGGAGGTTGCTCAGCAGGAAACGTGTCTTGTTGTAGCTGGCGACGCTGGACCCATCCTTGGCCCAGGTGACCCTCGGGGGTGGGATCCCACCGGCCACACACTCCAGGATGAGACTCTGGCCTTTGGTGACAACGATGGTCTGGGCCTCTGGCGGGTAGATGATGCGGGCAGCCTCAGCAGTGGAGCCTGGAGGGGCAAGGAGAGGAAGGACAGCGTGTAGGACCAGGACTGGGTGCAGAGGATCCCCTCCGCCCTGCCTCAGGTGGCCCAGCCCCAGGGGGCAGCCTGGAGACTGTGGATTTGGAATCAAACAGCTCTTCAGGGGCTTCTGACCTACGTCAGTAGGGCAAGATACTAATTCCCTTGGGCTCTGGTTTCCTTAGGGGAACCAAGGTCCTCCTGCAGAGAGCTGCCATGAGGAAGAAATGAGACAGCAGTGGGGCAGTAGCATCAACACAACACATGCCGGATGCCCCTCCGGCCCCAGCCCCCCTCCATCAATGAGACCCTCCCCTTACGGCGCACGCGCAGCCTGTCACTGGTGCCCGAGGTTTTCACTTCCTGGGTCACTGGGTTGTAGGCAGCGCACTTGTACATCCCCTCGTCCTCCTGGCTGGCGTTCACAATCTGGAGGTTCCCCGATGGCATGATCAGGTAGTTATCTGAAGAGAGGACAGGGACGAATTTGGGCCCAGAATACTGCACTCAGCAGCTCCCGCAAAGGTTAGGGGCAGGTAGGGCACAAGTCAGAAGTCGTATACCTGAATTCCAACAAGCCCAAACTGCAAATGCTATTCTCCCCATAAAACCTCACACCTAGTGGGGCGGAAGTATCAGGAGTGACACTAACCAACCAGCTAACAAACTGGCTGGCTGACACCCCACCGCCATCCCAAGTTCATACATAGGTCTGTGGAAGagcattttataacttttaaggGAGCTTGGGTGCCATGGAAAGGAGGCAGGATTGGGGATCTGCCAGACCTGGACTCAAGCTCCGGATCTGCTGCAtactaactgtgtgatcttgggcaagttaattaacctctcagatcctgtttcctcatttgtaaagcagCATGATGTGTGCTGCCTCAGAGCCATTTGTAAGGACTGAGAGGCCCGTGCTGCATACGTGGGAGATGAGCTGATCATTCCTGCAAGCCACCAGGAAGGAGGGAATTGACTTTAGAATTTCCCATCAGTCTCTGTCATGGTCACAGCTCTGAGCCATCTCACTGTCGAATTTCTGCAGCCAGGGAGGGATATTCTAACCCCCAAGCCCCACCCTCTCCATGAATACCACTGAAGCCCTTCCCCCTGCATCACTGGCCTGCTAGGCTCTGTCTGCTTCTGGACCAGGGGTGCCATGGGGGTGGGGTCCCAGGGCTGAGTTCAGCTTCTTTCCACAGGAGACAGATTCACAGCGACTCACAGTACACCTGGTGACTGGGTTGGTGTTTAGCTTCCTGGCAGGCAAAGCACTGGTCATCAGCTTTGAGCTTCCTGGTGGCCTGCCCTTGGCAATCTGGATGTCCCTGCAGTCTAGGCTCATTGAGTCTGGTACCTGCCTGTCACTGGGCCGCCCCAGGTGTGAGCTGCTTAGGCAAATGCcagatggaaaggaaaaagcCCTTGACTCTTGCGGGATGGGCAGGCCTTCTCTAGGGTCTACTGCCAGGCTTCTGCTAGGGACAGTAGACATTCATACTCTTCTCAGTCTCCGGTTATTTCTGAGTGGCAGGATTAGGCTTTattacccttaaaaaaaaaagatttttgtattttctatagtAAACATATACTCCCCTTTCATAACCAGAAGGttaacaaagatattttaaaatctctaggaCATTTAAAAAGGTACACATTGTGAAGTGTCGGGTCCAGCCATAGGGTCTACTTGGCCTTGAGTGCAGGTCAGTTGTGGAAAGAAGCTGACTTGGCCTTGAGAGAGAGCTTCTCTCCCCGCTGGCACTCTGTGGACGGAAGCTTGGTCGCCGCTGGACCAGCTGTCACGTCCACTTAGCAGGAAGCCGTGACTGTTGAGACGGTTGCGTTACCAGGAAGATGGGGAGAGGAAATATTTCAAGTTCCACTAAAGACTGCTCTGCTGTGCGGGGAAGAGCCCGGTCTCCCACCAGGGAACCCCACAGCTCCAGGAACGTCTGGTACGTCAGGCAGCCCTCCAGTGTGTGCCTGGTGGTGGGGAGCTTGCACAGGGAGAGTCTCAGGCCTCATCCAATGGCAGCAGCTCAGCAGCATCTGCCAGGGCCTCAAAGGATGAAGAGATTCCTCGCGACAGGTTCAGGGGACCTCCACAACGGAGGCCGCCAATCCCTTCAGGATCCCGCAGGGCTAAATATCAGGGCAGAAGACAGCTGTTGAgcatggggagggggctgccggCGTGGGGACGGGGGTTTGGGAAGCGCTGCAGAGACGGCCAGCTTCCCTCCTGGCCCCGGCCGCTGGGCTCCTGCTTGTTTACTCACCTCTGGAGGCCTCCAACCACTCGTGTTTGACGCTGTATCGGACCTGGGCTTTTGGGTGGCTCTCAGGAAGGTGACAGGCGATGACCGCAGTGTTCCCCTCATCCACTTCAATCACGTGCTGCACGTCTAACTTGAAGTCCTGGAGAtctgtggagagaagggaaggggccGGTTGGGCCTCgatggaggagagaggcagacagTGCAACGTTTCAGGGTGGGCTTGTGCCTCCGTGTCTTTAGTCACAATCAACAGCTGCAAGAAGCTCACACGCTGGGGGTGCTCCGAGTCCTTCCTCCAACCTTTTGGTGTCTAGAGCAGTTTACAGGAGGGAATGTGTAGCCCGCGTCACTGCATGGGGAGCTCAGCTGGGTGTATATAAGCTGAGGGGGCGGGGTGTAGAGAATTCCATGAAGTGGTGCCTGTGACGCAGACCAGCCTCTTTTGTTACACTGACATGGGGGGCAAGTTGGCTAGGCCCGTCGGCCCCACTGAGCCTGGCTGGAAATGGGTCATAGTCAAGGCACAGATGTCCCGGCACAGCTCACGGAGACTGAAAGGAACAACGACAGAGAAtgcttttgtctgttttccaGTTCAGTCAAGAATCGCCTCCTCCTCAGACATCCACAGCGAAAAGTGAAAGGCCCGAGATTCTGCTCAATTGCTAACCGTGGTTACAACCAGAAGGCTGATTCCTGCTACCCAGGAGCTATGCAGTCCTCCCCAGTATCCTCGGGGATTGGTTCCAGGTGCCCCAGGGGATACTAAAATCGGCGGATGCTcgagtcccttatataaaattgtGCTGGACGACGATTACAGTCGGCCTGCCGTATCCTCAGATTTTCCACTTGCAGATTCAGAGAGCCGACGACACGTCACGTCATGGCTAATTCTTTCTCAGGGCTAAGGATGGGGATCTGTGGATGCCTGAAGGATTGTCTAAGGCAAAGAGGGATGTCCCCAGTGTGGCTTAATGGCAGTGGAATGCGGGCGAGCCGAGGGTCCTGAAACCAGGCTGCGGTCTCTCCTGACTTAGCTCAGTGGCAGGAAGACTGGGATTTAAACCGGAGAGGATGGAGATCCATCTGGAACAAAAGCAGGATGTTTCCTAAACAATCCAACGGTCCAAACAACAAAACTCTCTTTGAGCCAAATCACTGCTGTTGCTGAACAAAATGGGCCACTTGTGCAACAAAAACCGCATCTCAAATTTGGTTTTCAGGATTGTGGCTGAATTTAAtttaagagaggaaataaaactaATAGAGAATAAGAtaagagagatgaaaatatttaCCCAGACACTCTCTCCATAATGGTACTTAGAAAGCCCTGGAGGCACCATCTCTGAGTGCTGACCACACCACATTCTGATCGGCTCCTGAGAACTGATACCATCGCAGTGTAACTGCAGTTCACGGGCAAGACTCCACCTGCCTGTGTGGTTGGTTCCCAGACAAGGCAAAAGGAGCGGTGGGAATCAGGTTTCTCACAGAGACGTGAGCTAATTACCGAAAACAAACTCCTGTCACCAGAGGAGAGCTCAGTGATCAAGGCACTCAGTGAGGTCAAGAGGTTTCCCATTTGATGGAACTTTCAAGAAGTTCTTAGTCAAGCCAAGCCAGAGCAGGGCAGGAAAGCCCTTTTATTTCTATGAAAGGATCACTGTCCCCTTGATTCCAATATTCAATTGTGAACTTTTTAGGGGCAGGGACCAAGTCTTCTTCATGTATGTGTCCTCTGAACCtaaccagtgcctggcacaagcaGATGCTCAGTGAATGCTGAATGACCAATGAGTGACTATCTTGGAGCTGGGCCACTCAAGTCAGGTACAAGATGCCCACGTATGTTGCCTGTGAACTCAAATTTCATAGTTGAGTTGGGTCTATAGTATGAGCTCAGGGGCTTAGCACAACAAATTTTCTATGAACCTTTTATCCAAGTGTGGCCAACCTTTATCTAAGTTTGGATATTCTGAAAATAGAATGTTTCTTGAGTGATTAATTACTTCCAGGGTCACAGGAAAGAGGTAAAATAGGTGTAGTAAATGTGGAATAAGAAATACATGCTGTTGGTCAGGACAAGGTGGCAGAGTAgaagaccttgagctcacctcctcccacaagcacaccaaaatcacaactaactgctgaacagccaTCAGTAGacaagactggaacctaccaaaaaaacaTATTCTACctccagagacaaagaaggaaccacaacaagacgGTAGTAGGGGCACACTTgagatataatcaaatcccatacccccgGGTGgtcaacccacaaactggagagtaattatatcacagaagttctcccacggGAACAAgagagagttctgagccccatgtcaggctccccagcttgGGGGGGTCTGGCATCGAGAGGAGGAGaccccagaacatttggctttgaaggtcagtggGGCTTGATCGCAGGAGCTCCACAGCACTGGGGGAAACAGTGATCCGATCTTAGAGGACACACACAAGGTCttgtgtgcactgggacccagggcaaaagcggTGACTTCACAGGAGCCttggccagacctacctgctggtcttggagggtctcctggggaggcaggggctggctgtGGCTCTTTCTCGGGACATAAAAGCTGGCGGCGAACGTATCGGGATTACTCATCTGAAGGCTGACATCTTGCTTGGGtcattagcaccaagacctgaccccacccaacagcctgcaggctccagtgctggcaCACCTCTGCCAAACAACCAACGGGGcaggaacacagtcccacccatcagcagacaggctgcttaaagacttcctgagcacacagccacctctaaacacgctccttgacacagccctgcccaccaaatGGCCAAGACCCaattccacccaccagtgggcaggtacTGGcacctcccaccaggaagcctgcacaagcctctagaccaggCTCACCCACCGTGGGAGCAggcaccagaagcaagaaaaacagtCACATAGCCTGCGGAACTGAGTCCAAAAACACAGGTCTGgacctaccctgggaccagctggtccctggcCACCAGGTGACGAGAGGGGAGTGTACTGCTGGGATACATAGGACGTCCCCTACTGAGGGTCACTTTTCCAAGGCtgagaaacataactaaccttccacatacataaaaatacaaatagaagttTAGACAAAATGACacgacagaggaatatgttccagataacggaacaagataaaaccccagaagaacaactgaGTGacgtggagataggcaatctaccagaGAAAAAGTTCTGagtaatgatcgtaaagatgatccaagaacttgggaaaagaatggatgcataGAGCAAGAAGTTACGAGACGTTTTTAactaagaattagaaaatataaagaacaaccaatcAGTTgaagaataactgaaatgaaaaatacactagaagaagtACATGCTGTTGACCGAGTAGTGTGGCAAAAACAATGACAGAATGCCTGATTCATCTCTATGGCCCCATTTTGCTTTCCAGGCTGAACCAGTGGTTCCTGGGGGTCAAGGTGAGCTCTCTCATGGATTCCTTCCTTTGGGTGGGTGCAGGGCCTTCTGGGCTTTTAAAGAATTATCTcatcattatttaattttgtgttgGTGATATCCAACCCAAACTAAATTGCAAATTCCTAGCGGGCAACCTATTAATTTTGCACTCCATGCCCCCGCCCCAAGCCCCACTGCACCGTCTTCAGGATGCACCATGCTCATTTAGTCCTTGTTGAGTGACTAGTTTGGAAGGCTGTGCCCAAGGCCAGCTTCGTGGGCATGCACACTGTGCAGCTGTGCCGGGCCCTGCGCTTGGAAGACTTTCACTTTGCACCGAGCCCCACAAAATATGTAGCCCAGTCTTGGCTGAGCCTCTCAGCCAAGAGAGCGGATGTGTTTTctcccagagagaaggaaggtaTGGACTGTGGGAAGGGTGGACTGCCTGTGCTCGGTGTGTTCTAGCTGGATGTTGCTATCTGCTTTCCCAAGCAAGTCACTTCAGCAATGTGAAGGCCTTAACCCTCCTCAGCACAGGGTGTGCCCTACCTGCCAAGTCAGGAGGCTCCCCACAAAGTGAGCTGTGAGCGATCGTGAGCTCAGGGGCACCTGGAAAATTCCTCAGTCACTGAGAAGCACTCTCATGCACGCTCTAATAAATCTAAAAACTACTCCACCAAGAGTTTCTGAGTTTTTGTTTCACCCTCCTCCTTTACCTCATTCTAAGAAAATCTGCCTCAAGCAAGAATGTACTTAAGCCTAACAGATCATTTTGCAAGAAAGATGTCAGCAACTGAAAGGAATCTGGGATCAGAACGCCATCTCCAGCTTAGCCCTTGGCTTCTGCCCCATCGTAATTGAGGTCTTATCCGTGCATGCAGCACGCTGTCCTCCATGTACCCAACCTCACTGCCCCAACACTAGATAACACTATGCACTCCCCCTTAAGCCCCTCTTGGTGCCTTCTGCACGCTCTGACAATCCACTGCTGCCTTGGAGACGGCAGGCTGTGTGTGCAATGGCGGGGGCACTGGTCAGCCATGCGGCAGACGGCCCCTCTGTTCTGATGCCAACATATGCACGACAGCCCATCCGGGCAGGACCCAGGACACCCCAGCTGGGCTTCCAGCTCCCCACAAGGGCCGACTGGGAGGCGAGTCTCCTGGCTTCAAAACAAATAAGCAGCAGTTGGGTCCTTGGCCCTGTCTCCCCAAAGCTTAAGCTTTAGCTGTTGCTTCACTAGACAAATGCTCCCAATTTGGCTGCTGGAGCAAAAGTTGAGTTTCACTAAAAAGGGATCAAAGGCAGAGTAATGAAGTGATGGACGATCTGAAAATCAGAGCACCCCCTTTTCTAGCAGTTTtgggcaggaaggaggccaggcAGGGGCAGAGGCTTTGTGATCAATAACAGCCTAATCAGCCACCAGATGAGAGGCAGATGCAGGGGGATCTAGTTGGCTGCATATGAAGGAAAGCAGCCTGTTCTCAGGCCCCTTTGTCTGCAAAGCCAGTTTCCTGGCGAGTCCCTGGGCTGCTCAGCGTGCCTCGCTGGGAATAAGGGGCAGGCCCTTCAGTTACAAATGGGGTTAGCAGGCCTCAGGCCTCGCTGCAGGATGATGGATCAGGTTTCCTGGGGGAAATGGTTTGACAAGACACCTGCCCTTGCCTGTTGGCTGGCGTGTTTGAGAAATTCATTAGAGGAATGTTTTTGCAGCTTTAATCCTCTTACCTTCCCTTAGACCCTTCTTCTGCATCCCCTCTTTGTGTATTCTTCCACCTATTTTATTAACTTGTCGGCACTAATCAAAGGCCAGTAGGCTCATTCCTCTGTTTCTCAGCTCTCAGCAGGTCAGAAGCCCTGGTCTTTGAGGCCATCTCTGGGTTTATGGACCTTCTTTATTAGTCACAGAACTTTGTGCTTTCTGAGAAAGCCCATAACATCTCAGGCTCCATATGGAACCCTGCCCAGTTCCTTGCCTTCTAAGCACTCAATTTCTTAACGGAACATATATCTTCTGATATATCACTTCCGTAGGAGCCTTGGATACACAGATTACAGGGATCTGTTCAGACACAAATCATGCAATATGCTCTGAGTTTCCTCTTCACATTTACGGGGTACATCAGGCTCCTACCTTTTTggctgtggggaaaaaagaaggaaaataaaaactttcagagGCATGTCGGGGTGTGGCTGCCGTCACCAGGATCATATGCGAAACTACAAATCGACAAGTGTCACCTTGGGCCCCTtttgaatttctttctcttcaccTTCTAGCCTGGATCCTTCCTTTATGAATAAAAGGCTCAGTAGATCTATGAATTAAATGACGATATTTAGTGTATGTTTGTTCATTCTCATAACACAAAATTGTCAAATCTTAATTGTAGGCTCATCCTCCAATTTTTATAGACTCTACCTGTCCCGTTACGTGGTACACTGTGCCTCAGCAAAATGCCCCCAGTGTAATCAATAAACCTAACTTTTACTTTCAAGGAGTTTCCTTATTTGATCGTCTTCTCCCCGAGTCCTCCCTTAAGCTGAAAATTAAAGTTCGCTTCTGTTTAACAAAGAAGTCAGGTAAGACGGTGCCTTCAGGTGGAGGCTGCCTGGATTTACCAACATCCCCATCTCCCTGAGCACTGCTGAGCGATTGAAAACATTCCGGCTTTCAACGCATCCAGGCATTTCTCGTACCTAGTCAGTCCCATCCTACCCTCCTGCCTGTTCTCAGGGAGCACAGGACAAGCCTGCACGCATCTGCCGAGGCTTGGATGGGATCCACCAGATCGTGGGGCGACTGAATTGGGCTCACTTGGCAACGCTGCTGGGTGGCTCAGCAGCCTCGTGGCCGTCGGCAAGTTTCTAGGCTGACAGATCATTCTACCCCCCAACTCTCCTGGCCGCCAGGCCTCAACTTGCCCCTGTGCTGGCTTGCTGCGTCTATGGCCAGTGTTACAAAGCGTAGAAAGAGCTTGCCTAATGGAGTACCCCAGTGACATGCTGACCCTGCGGCCCACCCCTGCATGTTTTGAAAGGCAGCATAGGTGCAAAGGAAGTAGAACCAAGAGCCTGGGGCTCACCGCTCTACAGATGGACTTGGAGGTGCTGTCTGAGCGTGTGAAGGGTCCTAGGCCTTGCCTCCCTGTGTGGGCTCTTGCAATGCAGGGGCTCTCCAGTGTCCTGAACTGCTTCACGGATGGGCAGAGAATCAGCACGACTTGATCTCCAAGTCACCTGAGGAGCCATGGCCTGGCACGACCCCAAGGTCAAGCCTCTGAAAGGAAGTGCGCTACAAGTGGAAAACCATGGTGATGGACTGCAGAAGCGGAGTGGAGGCTGGATCCTGACAGTGTTCCTGTTAGAGGTGGGACTGCCTGGATCCTGGTGGGTGGACGGGGTTTACTGTGGGATGGGCAGGCCCCTCAGACGCCACACATTCTGGGTAGTGACTAAGCCTATTACTAGTCCATAGCCCTGGCACACAGACCACTGAAGTCAAACCCAGCTGCAGCCCACAAGGCTGGGCAAAATCTGCATATTCTGCAGTCCGCATCTGGCACAATACCATCCCTCCAGACAccattgattcattcactcagccaGCCAGAAGCTGCAGAGATACCAAGAAGATAAAGACATGGTTCCTAACCACAGGAGCTTTACTCTAATAGAAAAGACAGTTAAAACAACacacaaggcttccctggtggcgcagtggttgagagtccgcctgccgatgcaggggacagggggtccgtgccccggtctgggaggatcccacatgccgcggagcggctgggcccgtgagccatggctgctgagcctgcgtgtccggagcctgtgctccgtggcgggagaggccacaacagtgagaggctcacgtaccgcaaaaaaaaaacccaccaaaacacacacaagGCAGGGTACAACAATTCGCAAGAGTGGTGTCCCCAGCCGTAGTCCCTGCCAGCTTCACCAGCATCCCAACCTAAGTTAGGTTACCTCGATCTCCAGAGCAACTTAGAAAGGGGGTTGGTGGAGTGAGTAACCATCCCTTTGCAGGCTGGAAGAGTGGACAAACACATTTGCtctcttcaggatttttttctgccTGTCCAATTGCATAATTTTGGCTCCAAAGCTCTCTCCTGACAGCCATGGAAACGTGACATGAAATTTCTCACACACACTTTCTGATGAAAGCAAGGCATGCTCtctcttatttaaataaaaacagtttcTACGGGGGAGAAAAAAACCTTGGCAGATGCCAAACATATTAGTTGttaaatcttgtgtttctttcttttcttttgagttaAGGTGGGGTGTGCACCTAGATTGGAGCAGTGGGAGAAAGCTGAGGATGGGGAAGAGATGAAAGAgccagagggaggagagcagAAGATCAGAGTCAAGACCGGAGGTGGGCAGGACAGGAGAGAGGGCGTAAAAGGAGGGGTgcgagaggaaggagg
This portion of the Physeter macrocephalus isolate SW-GA unplaced genomic scaffold, ASM283717v5 random_1590, whole genome shotgun sequence genome encodes:
- the LOC114485541 gene encoding brother of CDO-like, coding for MQKKGLREDLQDFKLDVQHVIEVDEGNTAVIACHLPESHPKAQVRYSVKHEWLEASRDNYLIMPSGNLQIVNASQEDEGMYKCAAYNPVTQEVKTSGTSDRLRVRRSTAEAARIIYPPEAQTIVVTKGQSLILECVAGGIPPPRVTWAKDGSSVASYNKTRFLLSNLLIDTTSEEDSGTYRCMADNGVGDPGAAVILYNVQVFEPPEVTMELSQLVIPWGQSAKLTCEVRGNPPPSVLWLRNAVPLTSSQRLRLSRRALRVVSVGPEDEGVYQCMAENEVGSAHAVVQLRTARPGTTLRPWRDAKPATATPPVPPPGPGSPAQMPKGHPGPLRPPASAQPAPLPCLGEQGQAAPAEAPVILSSPRTSKTDSYELVWRLRHEGSGWAPILYYVVKHRKVTNSSDDWTISGIPASQHRLTLTRLDPGSLYEVEMAAYNCAGEGQTAMVTFRTGRRPKPEIMASKEQQIQRDDPGASPQSSSQPDHGRLSRKPPAAPRAGLTSSQNWNQVHCLRRLTAAG